In Kytococcus sedentarius DSM 20547, the sequence AACCGGCCCAGCCCTCCTTCAGGGTCGAGAGCAGTCCGGGGTCGGCCGCGGACACCAGGGCGATCGCCCCCATGGCAGCGGACTTGATCGTCTTCTTCTGCTCGTCGGTGTACTCGGTGCCCGTGGGGCCGTTCGTCATGTCGGTCATGCCGCCATCCTGCCCTCGATGGAGCCCACCCACCAGCCGGGCCGCGAGGCGGGCTCGGCGACGGCGAAGGGCGGCCCGACCAGCCGGCCGGACCGCCCCATCGCGAGCGTGCATGTCAGTCGAGGATCTTGATCTCCACCGGGTAGGTGTAGGGCTCGCCCTTCGAGGCCTTCATCGACGCGCTGATCGTCCACCAGAGGTAGAGCGCACCCGCGATGACGAAGAGCAGCAGGGCCAGCGGCAGCGCCAGACCAAACGTGACGATGGTCATGATCCCGGTGATGATCCACAGGGCGATGAAGACGATGGCCGCCACCACGTGGAAGTTGAAGGAGCCGGCGGCCGCGCGACGGACGAACGGGTCCTTGTCCTTGTAGAGGAACCACACGATGAGCGGTCCGGCGAACGGCAGCCAGCCACCGGACAGAACCGTGGAGATGATGCCCGAGAGGTGACAGAAGACAGCGACGAGGCGATCGGAGTCACTTGCGCCCGAGGTGGCGTGACCGCCGTGCGGCGGTGCGTAGTGCCCACCGCCGTACTGGCCCTGGTTCGAGTACGGGTCACCCGAGGCGTTCGGGTAGGCGTCCTGGTGGGGGCTGCCGTCCGGGTTCGTGCTCGATGCATTCCACTGCGGCTGCCGGGCCTCGCCCACGAAGGCGTCATCCTGCGAGGGGATGCTCTGTCCACGGGGACCCACCGGGTCCTGGCCGCCCTGGGGCGACCACGCGGAGGAGCCGTTGCGACCCGCGCCGTCTCGGTTCGGGGGAGGGGGAGGTGTCGTGGTCATGACCCCAGTCTGTCGAATCCGGCCCCCGTGCGCAGCCACCCCGGGGCGGACCTGTGAACGGGCCGTCCGCCCGCGGGCGGGGTCACCCGGTCGGGAGGGTGCACGGGCCACCCCTCCCGCGCCGGCTGACCCACTGGCTCACCCCAGCGGCACCTCGCCGACGGTCACGAAGTCGATGAGCTCCTCCACCCGCCCCAACAGCTCGGGCTCCAGGTCGGTGTAGTCCCGCACCGTGCCCAGGATCCGCTTCCAGCCACGCGCCACGTCGGCCTGGGTGTCGTGCGGCCACCCCAGCTCGGCCAGGATTCCGTGCTTCCACGACTGCCCGCGCGGGATCACCGGCCACTGCTCCCAGCCCAGCCGCTGCGGACGCACGGACTGCCACACGTCCACGTAGGGGTGCCCCACGATCTTCACGTGACGGGCGTACCGGGGCGTCGCCCGAGCCTCCTCCACCACCCGCCACTCCTTGGTGCCGGGCACGAGGTGGTCCACCAGCACCCCCATCCGTCGCTCGGCAGTGGGCCGGAAGTCCTCGATGACGCCGCGCAGGTCGTCCACGCCGTCCAGCATCTCCACCACCACCCCCTCGATGCGGAGGTCGTCGCCCCAGACCTTCTCCACCAGTTCCGCGTCGTGTCGCCCCTCCACGAAGATCCGCGAGCCCACGGCCACCCGGGCCGGTGCGGCGGCCACGGCACGGCTCCCGCTGGCGGTGCGGGACGGCGTCGCAGGAGCCGACGGCGCCCGCCGCGGCGCCACCAGGTTCACCGGTTGGCCGTCCACCCAGAAGCCCGGCCCCATCGGGAAGCCCCGCGTGCGACCGCACGCGTCCTCCAGGTGCACCACGTTCTGCCCGCCGGCCTTCTCCAGGGCCACCACCGCGCCGACCCACCCGGTGGACACCTCCTCCACCACGAGTCCGTCGGTGGCCTCCACGTCCTTGCTGCGGCCCCGCTTCGGGCGCTTCCAGTCGCCGGCGAGCACATCGCGTCCGTACCTGTCCATGACCGCACAGGCTACGTGCGCCGGCCGCGTAGACTGGCACTTGACGTCCCCGAGTGCCAGCGTGTGCACGCTGGTCAGGACCCGGGAGGCCCCGTTTTCGCCCCCGCCGTGATCGACCGCCCGAAGGAGGCCCTGATGTCCGGTGAGCGCCGCCTGCAGGTGCTCCGCGCCATCGTGGAGGACCACGTTCGCACCTCCGAGCCCGTCGGCTCCCGCAGCGTGCTGGAGCGACACGGCATCGGCGTCTCCGCGGCCACCATCCGCAACGACATGGCGATCCTCGAGGCCGAGGGGCTCATTCAAGCCCCCCACACCTCTGCCGGCCGCGTCCCGACCGATGCGGGCTACCGCCAGTTCGTCGACAGCATCGCCCAGGTGCGCCGCCTCACCCCGGCGGAGAAGCGCGCCATCCGCGACTTCCTGGCCGACCCGATGGACCTCGACGACGTCGTCGAGCGCACCGTGCGCCTGCTCGCGGCGCTCACACACCAGGTGGCCGTCGTGCAGTACCCCTCGCTCACCCGCTCGGCCCTGCAGCACGTCGAGCTGGTGCCGATGGGGGAGCGCGCCATGGTCGTGATCATCACCGACAGCGGCCGGGTGGAGCAGCGCCTGCTGGACCTGCCGCGGGACGTCGCCGACGACGCGCTGCACACGGTGCGCGACCGCATCAACGGCGCGGCTGCCGGGCAGACCTTCCTGTCCGCCCGGGAACGGCTGACCGAGCTGGCAGCCCACCACCCGCACGACCCGCTGCTGGAGACCGTCTGCACCCTCGTGGCGAGCACCCTGGCCGAGGAACGTGAGGAACGCCTCGCCCTGGCCGGCACCTCGAGCCTCGTGCGGCACACTACCGACTTCGGCGGCTCCCTCGAGACCGTGATCTCGGCCCTGGAGGAACATGTGGTGCTCCTGCGGTTGTTGCAGGCCTCCGAACGCGCCGACGGCGCGACCGCGGCCGAACCGGGCATCGCGGTCTCCATCGGCACCGAGAACGACCACCGCGGCCTGCAGACGGCCTCGGTGGTGAGCACCACCTACGGACAGGACGGCATCGGCTCGCTGGGCGTGCTGGGCCCCACCCGCATGGACTACTCCGGGACGATGGGGGCCGTGCGGGCCGTGGCCGCCTACCTGTCCGAGGTGCTCGAGCACCGCTGAGAGACCTGCGCCGGGGCCACCCCGGGCACCCCTGAGAAGACCACCCACCCCCGAACCGCAGCCGCCGGCCGAGCCGGCGCGGAGAGCGCATGAACGACTACTACGAGATCCTCGGAGTCTCCCGCGACGCCACCGCGGAGGACATCAAGCGTGCCTACCGCAAGAAGGCCCGCCACCTGCACCCGGACGTCGCGCCGGGCAAGGAGGACGAGTTCAAGCTCGTCGGGCAGGCCTACGACGTGCTGGGCGATGCGGACAAGCGCATGGCCTACGACCGCGGGGCCGACCCGTACGGGGACCCGACCGCGGGCTTCGGCGGCGCTGCCGGTGGGGCGTTCACCTTCAGCGACATCATGGACGCCTTCTTCGGCGGGCAGGGCGCCACCGCGGGGCCGCGTTCCCGGCAGCAGCCCGGTCAGGACGCCCTGGTGCGCCTGGACGTCCCGCTGCGCACGGCCG encodes:
- a CDS encoding DUF3097 domain-containing protein — encoded protein: MDRYGRDVLAGDWKRPKRGRSKDVEATDGLVVEEVSTGWVGAVVALEKAGGQNVVHLEDACGRTRGFPMGPGFWVDGQPVNLVAPRRAPSAPATPSRTASGSRAVAAAPARVAVGSRIFVEGRHDAELVEKVWGDDLRIEGVVVEMLDGVDDLRGVIEDFRPTAERRMGVLVDHLVPGTKEWRVVEEARATPRYARHVKIVGHPYVDVWQSVRPQRLGWEQWPVIPRGQSWKHGILAELGWPHDTQADVARGWKRILGTVRDYTDLEPELLGRVEELIDFVTVGEVPLG
- the hrcA gene encoding heat-inducible transcriptional repressor HrcA, producing the protein MSGERRLQVLRAIVEDHVRTSEPVGSRSVLERHGIGVSAATIRNDMAILEAEGLIQAPHTSAGRVPTDAGYRQFVDSIAQVRRLTPAEKRAIRDFLADPMDLDDVVERTVRLLAALTHQVAVVQYPSLTRSALQHVELVPMGERAMVVIITDSGRVEQRLLDLPRDVADDALHTVRDRINGAAAGQTFLSARERLTELAAHHPHDPLLETVCTLVASTLAEEREERLALAGTSSLVRHTTDFGGSLETVISALEEHVVLLRLLQASERADGATAAEPGIAVSIGTENDHRGLQTASVVSTTYGQDGIGSLGVLGPTRMDYSGTMGAVRAVAAYLSEVLEHR
- a CDS encoding DUF4870 domain-containing protein — its product is MTTTPPPPPNRDGAGRNGSSAWSPQGGQDPVGPRGQSIPSQDDAFVGEARQPQWNASSTNPDGSPHQDAYPNASGDPYSNQGQYGGGHYAPPHGGHATSGASDSDRLVAVFCHLSGIISTVLSGGWLPFAGPLIVWFLYKDKDPFVRRAAAGSFNFHVVAAIVFIALWIITGIMTIVTFGLALPLALLLFVIAGALYLWWTISASMKASKGEPYTYPVEIKILD